The Deltaproteobacteria bacterium genome window below encodes:
- a CDS encoding response regulator: MLAWPIAVMLAAAPFGRYREVAWSTDEGLPQSSVTAIAQSRDGWLDIGTFGGFARYDGHAFEMVSAAEGDGWSTIRISAIAVDDDGRRYIGLQDGGIVVLEADGSEQVLPVAATLDGAAIWSLAPDGDVLWAAGQQGVARLERGTWTAIEGVEIGHAVLRHGDDVWIGHEPGLARVVDDRAVPVTTPIAPVFALEPNGAALLVGGGGGVVERSGGRTRLLATEPARELAVAADGTIFAAFDSRLHIVGEAGSRELGATIRDLLVDREQGLWVGTDPGGLHRFVAEDWRLIDVGDGVLPMIELADGALLVGYGCEPGGLVRIEADGDMVGIAGGCVRALARDDRGVLLGVGTQLARLEDEDRVVTVAELGHNVQVVTPKGRDVWIGTDSGGAFRVRDGHVTPVDVGDRRVLAIAVGVADDLWFGTHRGLSHLQGGVLERFTRDAGVPAGEIRALHVDRDGTVLMGSYGGGLGVWRAGKFHRITRADGLADDVVSAILDDDHGALWLHGNRGLTRVMRGDLERHLVDPEHHVAARRWATPEGNGGGQPAGVLTASGTLMLPTVDGVLALDPSQLVNNPVVPQVQIRHAVIDGVELTPGSTPEVPPGPGHLELAFTSPILRHPELAVFEYRVLSDGEEVVPGWRRADADRRASWVGFTPGRHTIELRAAAEQGEWSPTVAVAFELLPHWYERWWVRAGMFLAALAAVASVLAARARWLRRNVQRLQGEVERRAAVEQALRVSEAHHRRVFEAGSDALFVVGRDGRVQQANAAAQRLLGRDPVGRPFEPLFTAPRGLEGVRGIADSSSPRYVLLARMPFDDDRMLARAVDVTARVLGEERQRELSRRLERAERLEAVGRLAGGIAHDFNNLLTAVRGAAEALQSLDEHERSESNALVEMLQGCVDRGATLTRQLLSFARRQALEPDAIDTCALLRELQTMLSALLRDDVRLRLALGESPLGVHADPAQLELAIVNLVLNAQEAMPGGGEITIIVQACEHAEAARRWPDLPGGVACWTVIEVTDTGVGIPADRLEKVLEPFYTTRAAGTGLGLPSVLGFAEQSGGGLRLRSQVGVGTTVTMLLPNTQPRARSVVPAASTAVAPAPRRARVVVCDDDDLVRASLVTSLRRGGYEPIAFADPEAAALELESGLACEILVTDVVMPRLSGPELARRVLARRPGLRVLFVSGYLDQHDATSLPGRLLAKPLRTRELLDAVAAALTETWPQASGG; encoded by the coding sequence GTGCTGGCGTGGCCGATCGCGGTGATGCTGGCGGCCGCTCCATTCGGCCGCTACCGCGAGGTCGCGTGGTCGACGGACGAGGGCCTGCCGCAGTCCTCCGTCACCGCCATCGCGCAGAGCCGCGACGGTTGGCTCGACATCGGCACCTTCGGCGGCTTCGCGCGCTACGACGGCCACGCCTTCGAGATGGTGTCGGCGGCCGAGGGCGATGGCTGGAGCACGATCCGCATCAGCGCGATCGCGGTCGACGACGACGGACGCCGCTACATCGGCCTGCAGGATGGCGGCATCGTGGTGCTCGAAGCCGACGGCTCCGAGCAGGTGTTGCCGGTGGCAGCCACACTCGATGGTGCGGCGATCTGGTCGCTCGCGCCCGACGGCGACGTGTTGTGGGCGGCGGGTCAGCAGGGCGTCGCGCGGCTCGAGCGCGGCACGTGGACGGCGATCGAAGGGGTCGAGATCGGGCACGCGGTGCTGCGTCACGGCGACGACGTGTGGATCGGGCATGAGCCAGGCCTCGCACGCGTGGTCGACGACCGTGCGGTGCCCGTGACCACGCCCATCGCCCCGGTATTCGCACTCGAGCCCAACGGCGCCGCGCTGCTGGTCGGCGGTGGCGGCGGCGTGGTCGAGCGCAGTGGCGGTCGCACGCGACTGCTCGCGACCGAGCCGGCGCGCGAGCTGGCGGTCGCCGCCGATGGCACCATCTTCGCGGCGTTCGACTCGCGCCTGCACATCGTCGGTGAGGCCGGCAGCCGCGAGCTCGGTGCGACGATCCGCGATCTCCTGGTCGACCGCGAGCAGGGCCTGTGGGTCGGCACCGATCCGGGCGGCCTGCATCGCTTCGTCGCCGAGGACTGGCGGCTCATCGACGTCGGCGACGGCGTGCTGCCGATGATCGAGCTCGCCGACGGCGCGTTGTTGGTCGGCTATGGCTGCGAGCCCGGCGGGCTGGTGCGGATCGAGGCCGATGGCGACATGGTCGGCATCGCCGGTGGGTGCGTCCGCGCGCTTGCCCGTGACGATCGCGGCGTGCTGCTCGGCGTCGGCACCCAGCTCGCCCGCCTGGAGGACGAAGATCGCGTCGTGACCGTGGCCGAGCTGGGCCACAACGTGCAGGTCGTGACGCCGAAGGGGCGCGACGTCTGGATCGGCACCGATAGCGGCGGGGCGTTCCGCGTCCGTGACGGGCACGTGACGCCGGTGGACGTCGGCGATCGGCGCGTGCTGGCGATCGCCGTCGGCGTCGCCGACGATCTGTGGTTCGGCACCCACCGCGGTCTCTCGCACTTGCAGGGCGGTGTGCTCGAGCGCTTCACCCGGGATGCTGGCGTGCCGGCCGGTGAGATCCGGGCGCTCCACGTCGATCGCGACGGCACGGTGCTGATGGGTAGCTACGGCGGTGGTCTCGGCGTGTGGCGGGCCGGCAAGTTCCACCGCATCACCCGCGCCGATGGGCTCGCGGACGACGTGGTGTCGGCGATCCTCGACGACGATCACGGCGCGCTGTGGCTGCACGGCAACCGTGGCCTCACCCGCGTCATGCGCGGCGATCTCGAGCGCCACCTCGTCGACCCCGAACACCACGTGGCCGCGCGCCGCTGGGCCACACCCGAGGGCAATGGCGGCGGGCAGCCAGCCGGTGTGCTCACCGCGAGCGGCACGCTGATGCTGCCGACGGTCGACGGCGTGCTCGCGCTGGATCCGTCGCAGCTGGTCAACAACCCGGTCGTGCCGCAGGTGCAGATCCGCCATGCCGTGATCGACGGCGTCGAGCTGACGCCGGGAAGCACGCCCGAGGTGCCGCCGGGTCCCGGTCACCTCGAGCTCGCGTTCACCTCACCGATCCTGCGACACCCGGAGCTGGCGGTGTTCGAGTATCGCGTGCTCAGCGATGGCGAGGAGGTCGTGCCGGGCTGGCGTCGCGCCGACGCCGATCGCCGCGCGAGCTGGGTCGGGTTCACGCCCGGCCGACACACCATCGAGCTGCGCGCGGCGGCCGAGCAGGGCGAGTGGTCGCCGACGGTCGCGGTCGCATTCGAGCTGCTGCCGCACTGGTACGAACGTTGGTGGGTGCGCGCGGGGATGTTCTTGGCTGCACTGGCCGCGGTCGCCAGTGTGCTGGCGGCGCGCGCCCGCTGGCTGCGCCGCAACGTGCAGCGATTGCAGGGCGAGGTCGAGCGACGTGCGGCGGTCGAACAGGCGCTGCGCGTCAGCGAGGCCCATCACCGCCGGGTGTTCGAGGCCGGCTCCGACGCGTTGTTCGTGGTCGGGCGCGACGGACGGGTGCAGCAGGCCAACGCGGCGGCGCAGCGCCTGCTCGGTCGCGATCCGGTGGGGCGGCCGTTCGAGCCGCTGTTCACCGCGCCGCGCGGGCTCGAGGGCGTGCGCGGCATCGCCGACAGCTCGTCCCCTCGCTACGTCCTGCTGGCGCGCATGCCGTTCGACGACGATCGCATGCTCGCGCGGGCGGTCGACGTCACTGCTCGCGTGCTCGGTGAAGAGCGACAGCGCGAGCTCTCGCGACGCCTCGAGCGGGCCGAGCGACTCGAGGCGGTCGGACGACTCGCGGGTGGCATCGCCCACGACTTCAACAACCTGCTCACGGCGGTCCGCGGCGCTGCCGAGGCGCTGCAGTCGCTCGACGAGCACGAGCGCTCCGAGTCGAATGCCCTGGTCGAGATGCTGCAAGGCTGCGTCGACCGTGGCGCGACGCTCACGCGGCAGCTGTTGTCGTTCGCGCGCCGGCAGGCGCTCGAGCCCGACGCCATCGACACCTGCGCGTTGCTGCGCGAGCTCCAGACCATGCTGTCGGCGCTGCTGCGTGACGACGTGCGGCTGCGCCTCGCCCTCGGAGAGAGCCCGCTCGGTGTGCATGCCGATCCCGCGCAGCTCGAGCTCGCGATCGTCAACCTCGTGCTCAACGCCCAGGAGGCGATGCCTGGCGGCGGCGAGATCACGATCATCGTGCAGGCCTGCGAGCACGCCGAGGCCGCGCGCCGTTGGCCCGATCTGCCCGGCGGCGTGGCCTGTTGGACCGTCATCGAGGTCACCGACACTGGCGTGGGCATCCCCGCCGATCGGCTCGAGAAGGTGCTCGAGCCCTTCTACACCACGCGGGCGGCGGGGACCGGGCTGGGGCTGCCGTCGGTGCTCGGCTTCGCCGAGCAGTCGGGCGGTGGCCTGCGACTGCGATCGCAGGTCGGTGTCGGCACCACCGTCACGATGCTGCTGCCCAACACCCAGCCGCGCGCCCGCAGCGTCGTGCCCGCGGCTTCGACCGCGGTTGCACCGGCGCCTCGGCGCGCGCGCGTGGTCGTGTGCGACGACGACGACCTCGTCCGCGCGAGCCTGGTGACCTCGCTGCGACGTGGCGGCTACGAGCCGATCGCGTTCGCGGATCCCGAGGCCGCGGCACTGGAGCTCGAGTCCGGTCTGGCGTGCGAGATCCTCGTGACCGACGTCGTGATGCCGCGGCTCTCGGGGCCCGAGCTGGCGCGGCGTGTGCTCGCGCGGCGACCCGGGCTGCGGGTGCTGTTCGTGAGTGGTTATCTCGATCAACACGACGCGACGAGCCTGCCCGGTCGTCTGCTCGCCAAGCCGCTGCGGACCCGCGAGCTGCTCGACGCCGTTGCCGCGGCGCTCACCGAGACCTGGCCGCAGGCGTCTGGCGGCTGA